The following are from one region of the Microtus ochrogaster isolate Prairie Vole_2 chromosome 17, MicOch1.0, whole genome shotgun sequence genome:
- the Ctsb gene encoding cathepsin B isoform X2 translates to MHGNSGPTAQLSNRLETRAPAALAGCNGGYPSGAWNFWTKKGLVSGGLYNSHVGCLPYTIPPCEHHVNGSRPQCTGEGGDTPKCTKSCEAGYSPSYKDDKHYGYSSYSVSNSEKEIMAEIYKNGPVEGAFTVYSDFLTYKSGVYKHVAGDVLGGHAIRILGWGVENGVPYWLVANSWNVDWGDNGLFKIFKGEDHCGIESEIVAGIPRTDQYWGRF, encoded by the exons ATGCACGGGAACAGTGGCCCAACTGCCCAACTATCAAACAGATTAGAGACCAGGGCTCCTGCGGCTCTTGCTGG CTGTAATGGTGGCTATCCCTCTGGAGCATGGAACTTCTGGACCAAAAAAGGCCTGGTTTCTGGTGGACTCTACAATTCCCATGTAG GCTGCTTACCATATACCATACCTCCCTGTGAGCACCATGTCAATGGCTcccggccccagtgcactggagAAGGAGGAGATACTCCCAAGTGTACCAAGAGCTGTGAGGCTGGCTATTCCCCATCCTACAAAGACGATAAGCACTATG GGTACTCTTCCTACAGCGTGTCTAACAGTGAGAAGGAGATCATGGCGGAAATCTACAAAAATGGCCCAGTGGAGGGTGCCTTCACTGTGTATTCAGACTTCTTGACTTACAAATCAG GAGTATACAAGCATGTGGCCGGTGACGTGTTGGGCGGTCACGCCATCCGCATCCTGGGCTGGGGAGTAGAGAATGGAGTCCCCTACTGGCTGGTAGCCAACTCTTGGAACGTTGACTGGGGTGATAATG GCCTCTTTAAAATCTTCAAAGGAGAAGACCACTGTGGAATTGAATCAGAAATTGTGGCTGGGATCCCTCGCACTGACCAGTACTGGGGAAGATTCTAA